The Sphingobacterium lactis sequence CTGAAAAAGCTGTTCCAAATCAAGAAGTTCAATTTCTTGAGGTAAACCTGCCTTGAAGTCGTATTTCTTAATTGTATCCATACCCTAAAACTAGATATTTCTGCCCAGATATAAAATAAATGGTGCCGACGAATCTGCCTGCACCATAATTCATAAATAGATTGTTTGGAATTAAAGTCTATTATTTTATACCTAACTTAAAAGATAAGTTTGGGTAAAAAATGTCTTGATAAATTATCGTCAGTTCGGCTTATTGAAAAATGCCTACTGTAAATATGGAAGTCTTTTAGGTCCTTTAATAGTATCAAATTAACCATACCATAAGGCCCGGAGTAAATGTGGTGTTTTCACTACAGGTTTATGTTATACATTGCTATTTTTCAACTATATTTATTTGACTAAAAAATCATTTTATGGCAGAATATTCAATTGCGCAATTCTTGGAAAAAACCAAGCAGGATGATCGAGAACATGATTATTTTGAAGTGGAAAAACCACAAATGCTAGAGATCAATTTAAATAATCAATCGGTATGGACGAAAGCCGGTAGCATGGTGGCCTATACTGGGGCTATAAAATTTGAGCGTGAGGGCATGCTTTCTGGTGGATTGACTAAATTTTTGAAAAAGGCATTAACCGGAGAAGGTTCCAAATTGATGAAGGCAGCGGGCAAAGGGAGGTTATATGTGGCAGATATGGGAAAGAAAGTGCAGGTGTTGCAGCTCAATAATGAAACTATCTGCGTGAATGGTAATGATATCCTTGCACACGATCAATCCTTAAAGAATGACATTACCATGCTCAAAAGCATTGCTGGTGTTTTATCAGGAGGGTTATTTCAAGTAAAACTTAGTGGATCAGGCCTTGTGGCGATTACCACGCATGGCGATCCCCTGACATTGATGGTGACGCCAGATTCTCCAGTTTTTACTGATCCCAATGCAACGGTAGCTTGGTCCGGACATCTCGTGCCGGAATTGAAATCCAACATGTCTTTCAAGAGTATTATCGGACGCGGCAGTGGTGAAGAATTCCAGATGCGCTTTGCAGGAACAGGCTGGGTATTGATCCAACCCTATGAAGAGGTTTATATGCAAACAAGCAGTTAACCTTTGGAATCACAGACTTTCCTTATGACTATATGCTAATATCGGATTCGGATTTGAAAAATAATGCTTTAAAAGCTGAAAAGGCTTCTCACATTGTGATCAAGGACAAGTTAGAACCCAAGAGAAATTTGAAGGTAGCTGTCTTTGATCAGCGGAAATGTAGGACACGTCCGCATCGGCACGATGGGT is a genomic window containing:
- a CDS encoding AIM24 family protein: MAEYSIAQFLEKTKQDDREHDYFEVEKPQMLEINLNNQSVWTKAGSMVAYTGAIKFEREGMLSGGLTKFLKKALTGEGSKLMKAAGKGRLYVADMGKKVQVLQLNNETICVNGNDILAHDQSLKNDITMLKSIAGVLSGGLFQVKLSGSGLVAITTHGDPLTLMVTPDSPVFTDPNATVAWSGHLVPELKSNMSFKSIIGRGSGEEFQMRFAGTGWVLIQPYEEVYMQTSS